A window from Candidatus Bathyarchaeota archaeon encodes these proteins:
- the larA gene encoding nickel-dependent lactate racemase, producing the protein MVDVWLPYGKTDVCVRIPARNLLGTIEPAERQGVADPKAEVERALKEPIGTKLLREIAKPESKVAIVVDDATRKSPSQTLILPVLAELGAAGVKDENITVIFGCGTHRAAKPEEAKELLGEEVLKRVKAISHDCRAPDLVNIGTTKTQGNKVLVNRVFAEADVRVLLGDVNLHYYAGYGGGRKSVLPAVAGEETIKVNHALMVNSNAFTGNLQDNPVHIDMMEAARLAKVDFILNVVENKKGEIVKAFAGDLEAAFMEGVKLVDELYRVTVDRRADIVVLSAGGYPADINLYQALKSVENVLDVVKRNGVIILVAECTEGVGNQVFYDWMTRLSDIKSAEREVRRNFVMGGHKVYYLLRALQNHPIILVSSMPDYYATSIFKLKTARAVNDALNEALKLAGSASRVWAMPQGNYTLPVYKSLE; encoded by the coding sequence ATGGTTGATGTTTGGTTACCTTACGGAAAAACCGATGTTTGTGTCCGGATTCCCGCCCGAAACCTGCTAGGCACAATTGAACCTGCGGAGCGCCAAGGCGTAGCGGACCCAAAAGCCGAAGTGGAACGTGCCCTCAAAGAACCCATAGGAACCAAACTTCTACGTGAAATAGCCAAGCCAGAAAGCAAAGTCGCCATAGTCGTAGACGACGCCACCCGAAAATCTCCCAGTCAAACCCTAATATTGCCCGTGTTAGCGGAACTCGGCGCTGCAGGGGTAAAAGACGAGAACATCACGGTAATTTTTGGCTGTGGAACCCATCGGGCAGCTAAGCCTGAAGAAGCCAAAGAGTTACTCGGCGAAGAAGTGCTCAAACGCGTAAAAGCCATTAGCCATGATTGCCGCGCCCCCGACTTAGTCAATATTGGAACCACTAAGACGCAAGGTAACAAAGTCCTGGTTAACCGTGTATTCGCCGAAGCCGATGTCCGTGTGCTGCTTGGCGATGTGAACCTTCACTACTATGCTGGATACGGCGGAGGCAGAAAAAGCGTCTTGCCCGCTGTGGCTGGCGAAGAAACAATAAAAGTCAACCATGCCCTAATGGTCAACTCCAACGCCTTCACAGGCAACCTGCAAGACAACCCCGTCCACATCGACATGATGGAGGCAGCGCGGCTGGCAAAAGTAGATTTTATCCTCAACGTAGTCGAAAACAAAAAGGGCGAAATCGTAAAAGCGTTCGCAGGCGATTTAGAAGCCGCATTTATGGAAGGCGTAAAATTAGTTGATGAATTGTACCGAGTCACTGTGGACCGCCGTGCTGACATAGTGGTCCTTAGTGCAGGCGGATACCCCGCGGACATCAACCTATATCAGGCACTCAAAAGCGTTGAAAACGTTTTAGATGTCGTAAAGCGAAACGGCGTAATCATTCTAGTAGCGGAATGTACAGAGGGCGTTGGAAATCAAGTGTTTTACGATTGGATGACGCGACTCAGCGACATAAAAAGCGCAGAACGTGAAGTGCGGCGCAACTTCGTGATGGGCGGACACAAAGTCTACTATCTCCTGAGAGCGTTGCAAAATCACCCAATAATCTTAGTTTCATCCATGCCCGATTACTACGCCACTAGCATATTCAAACTAAAAACTGCCCGAGCCGTCAACGATGCCCTCAACGAGGCGCTCAAGCT
- a CDS encoding thiolase domain-containing protein, giving the protein MNGKPLVSIISAGMSKFGKRDGLLTRELFSEAAKEAFDRCPKLQPKSDIKALFVGHMGEAYEHQGHTGSTIADWAGLAGVPATRTEAACGSSGAALRSGVYAVLSGLADVVVVGGVEKMTHRTTAEVTEYLAMASDYPFEQFHGITFPGLFALMATAHMHAYGTTEEQISTVAVKNHYHGSLNPKAHMQKEVSLQTVMASKYVAWPLKLYDCSLISDGASCIILSKPELAKKYSDQTVQIVGSGQATDTIGLYQRKSFTSLNSTKLAAKEAYQMAQITPEQVNLAEVHDCFTIAELIHYEDLGFCKVGEAGKYVESGATRLGGILPVNTSGGLKSKGHPVGATGTAQAYEMYLQLTDQADRRQVQDAQIGLTQNIGGSGATASVHIYRRDQ; this is encoded by the coding sequence TTGAATGGTAAACCACTCGTCAGCATAATCAGCGCCGGCATGTCAAAATTTGGAAAACGCGACGGCTTATTAACTCGTGAACTATTCAGCGAAGCCGCCAAAGAAGCCTTTGACCGCTGCCCCAAACTGCAGCCTAAAAGCGACATAAAAGCCCTCTTCGTGGGGCACATGGGCGAAGCCTACGAACACCAAGGCCACACGGGAAGCACCATAGCAGATTGGGCAGGTCTCGCAGGCGTTCCAGCCACCCGCACCGAAGCCGCATGCGGCTCATCAGGCGCCGCCCTACGCTCAGGCGTCTATGCAGTTCTCTCTGGCTTAGCAGACGTGGTGGTAGTCGGGGGAGTTGAGAAGATGACTCATCGCACCACCGCCGAAGTCACCGAATACCTCGCCATGGCATCTGATTATCCCTTTGAACAATTCCACGGCATCACCTTCCCCGGACTCTTCGCGTTGATGGCAACCGCGCACATGCATGCTTACGGGACTACCGAGGAACAAATTAGTACAGTAGCCGTCAAAAACCACTATCACGGTAGCCTCAACCCCAAAGCACATATGCAAAAAGAAGTAAGTCTCCAAACCGTTATGGCTTCCAAGTATGTGGCGTGGCCCCTTAAACTCTATGACTGCTCGCTTATCTCTGACGGCGCCAGTTGCATCATCCTTTCAAAGCCTGAGCTTGCCAAAAAATACAGTGACCAAACCGTCCAAATCGTTGGCAGCGGTCAAGCAACCGATACCATTGGGCTCTATCAACGCAAAAGTTTCACCTCGCTTAACTCTACTAAACTCGCCGCTAAAGAAGCCTATCAGATGGCTCAAATCACGCCCGAACAGGTGAATTTAGCAGAAGTCCATGACTGCTTCACCATCGCAGAATTGATACATTACGAGGACCTTGGCTTCTGCAAAGTAGGAGAAGCAGGCAAATACGTTGAAAGCGGCGCAACCCGCCTCGGCGGCATCTTACCAGTCAACACCAGCGGCGGCTTAAAATCCAAAGGTCACCCCGTCGGCGCAACAGGCACCGCACAGGCATACGAGATGTATCTGCAACTCACAGACCAAGCCGACCGGCGCCAAGTACAAGACGCCCAAATCGGGTTAACCCAAAACATCGGCGGTTCAGGCGCTACCGCGTCTGTGCACATATACAGGAGAGACCAATAA
- a CDS encoding Zn-ribbon domain-containing OB-fold protein: MSNPTDPFTIEQFYKFLSQGKLMAGKCLTCGKIHLPPRPLCDNCYSQQFQWLPINGKGKLLTYTVIHVAPQQFQSLTPYAVGIVELETGLKIPGMIQGLGQEQLKIGMELTLDFGTCSSPQQWPQWPRYCFKP; the protein is encoded by the coding sequence ATGAGTAACCCAACCGACCCCTTTACGATTGAGCAATTCTACAAGTTCCTATCCCAAGGCAAACTGATGGCTGGCAAATGCTTAACTTGCGGCAAAATCCACCTCCCCCCGCGCCCCCTATGCGACAACTGTTATAGTCAACAATTCCAGTGGCTACCTATCAACGGCAAAGGCAAACTACTCACATACACCGTAATTCATGTTGCGCCTCAGCAATTCCAAAGCCTAACGCCTTACGCCGTCGGCATCGTTGAACTTGAGACCGGCCTTAAAATTCCCGGCATGATTCAGGGTCTCGGGCAGGAGCAGCTTAAAATCGGCATGGAACTCACGCTGGACTTCGGTACCTGCAGTTCGCCGCAGCAGTGGCCTCAATGGCCCCGTTACTGCTTCAAACCGTAA